The genomic stretch TGGCTTGTCGGTGAACAGCCGCCGCGACAGATTGGTCAGCAGCATCGAAAATACGGAGTCGAGCATCGCGACTTCCAGTCGGCGGCCGACACCGGTGCGCTCGCGGTCATAGAGTGCGGCTGCGATGCCCCATGCGGCGAAGACGCCGGTGGTGATATCCGCGACGCTCTCGCCGACGGCAAGCGGACGTCCGCCGGCCTCACCGGTCACGCTCATCAGACCGCTCATTGCCTGGATCACCAGATCGAACGCCGGCAGATCCGCCAGCGGACCGTCCTGGCCGAAGCCCGAGATCGATGCGTAGATGAGCCGAGGATTGTCGGCCTGCAGGATTTGATAGCCAAGGCCCAGCCGCTCCATGACGCCGGGCCGGAAATTTTCGACGATTACGTCAGCCTGTCGGGACAGATCGCGGATCAATGCGATGCCCTCGGGCGATTTCATGTTGATCGTGACGCTGCGCTTGCCGCGATTGAGCAGCGCGAAATAGGTGCTCTCCTCGTTCACATGCGGCGCGAAGTGGCGGCCTTCGTCGCCGAAGCCCGGAATTTCGATCTTGATCACCTCGGCGCCGAGATCGGCCAGCATCGCCGTACAAAACGGCCCCGACATGACCCGCGTCAGGTCCAGAACGCGCAATCCTTGGAACAGATTTGCCGGGAGCTGCGTACTCATGCGGTGTCCTTGTTGTTCAAGGTAATCGCGACCTTGCCCGTGGTCTGACGGGCGGCCAGTGCCTTGAGCGCTTGTGGCAGGCGATCGAAGCTGAAGGAGGTCTCGACATGCGGCCGGATTGCGCCGTCTTGCAGGAATGTTGCGAGTTTCGCCGATACACTCGCCAGCATGGCGGCGTCACGATCATGATCCCAGTAAACGCCGATGGCGGATACGCGTTTCAGGAGCAGGCGGTTGGCCGGAATTTGCGGAATTTCGCCGGATGCAAAGCCGACGATCAGCAATCGGCCGTCCCATGCGATCATGCGCAGGGCTTCCTTGGTTGCGGCACCGCCAACGGGGTCGAGGATGACATCGACGCCGCGCCCGGCGGTGAGTCGCTTGATGTCCTCGCTCCAGTTGACGCATCGATAATCGACCGACTCATGCGCGCCGTGCTGACGCGCCAAAAGGCATTTCTCTTCGCCGCCGGCCGCCGCGATCACGTGGGCGCCGAGGTGCCTGGCAATCTCGACGGCGGCAAGGCCGACGCCGCCGGCGGCGGCAAGGACAAGTACGGTCTCGCCCGGACGAATGACCGTGTTTTCCGTCAGCGCCACCATCGCCGTCGTATAGACGACGGGCAATGCGCAGGCTGCTTCGCTCGACATTCCGTCGGGCACGCGAATGGTCATGTCGCCGCGGACCCTTACGTATTCGGCGAAGCCACCCCACAGCACCTTGCTGGCGACGCGCTGACCGGCTGCGAGGCCTGACTGCGCGCCTGCGGCGACCACGGCGCCGGAAATTTCCTGTCCCGGCGTGAACGGCCGGGGTGGCCGGATCTGGTAACGATCATCGATCATCAGAAGATCGGAAAAATTGAGAGCGGCCGTCTCGACCCGCACCAGCGCTTCGTCGGCGTTGAAGGAGGGGATCGTCGTGCGCGCCAATTCCAGTTCTTCAAGGCCGGGCGAACTCGATCGCCATGCCCGCATGTCCGATGGTCGTGTCATGTCTCGCTCGCGGTGAGGCCGGCGATGCGGTTGGCCGCGCGGCGCCCGGCGTCTACCAGCAGTTTTGCAAAAATCTCGATCTGTGCGTCGTCCATGCGCTGCGACGGCGCGGCGATGGCGATCGACCCGAGTGGTTGTCCGCGCGGCGTCAGCACCGGAACGCTGATCCCGCTGACGCCGGGATAGGTCTCCTCGTGGGTGACGACGAAGCCATGCGCCTTCACATCGGCGAGCTGATCGCGCAGTGCCTCGACGCTCATCGTGGTCACCGGATTCACGCCGGTAATGTCGCCGGCTAGAACGGTCGCGATCTGGCGCGGAGGAAGAAAGGCCAGCACCGCCTTTGCCGTCGCGCCGGAATGAAGCGGGTAGGACGTCCCGATATTCTCGAAGACCCGCAGCCCACCATGCCGGCTGGGAATCTGTGCAAGGCACACCACGCTGGCGTGCGCCTCGTCGTAGCCGGTCAGAATGATGGTCTCAGCCGTCGCCTGCGCCAACTCCTCGAGAAAGGACTGGCAAACGCCGACAAGGTCGAACTGCAATTGCGCGCGGCGACCGAGATCGATGGCGGCAAAGCCGAGCGTGTAGCGTCCGCGCTGTTCCATCAAATAGCCGGAAGCCTGCAGAAATCGCACCAGCCTGCTCAATGTCGAGCGCGCCAGCCCCGTTTCCCTCGCGAGTTCGGCCTGCGTCCAGCTCGGCCGCTCGTCGGCGAACAGGTCGAGAATCTGGAACGCCTTCTTGAGTAGCCCGACGCCGGCGGCGTTGGAGGGGGCCAAGGGAGCTTCCTCGCGACTGTTGTTGACAGATGAATAATTCATTGCTCATACTGTGGAACAGACGCTCACTATTTGGCAAGCAAAAAATTGACTGGCTGCCAGAAGCTCATTGATCACCGTCGCGAACCTCGACGCAGGGAGAGCCAGATGAAGAGAATTTTGCGGACAAGTGCGGCTTTGCTGGCCGCTATGACCATTGCTCTGGGAAGCAGTGGTGTTCACAGCGCCGAACTGAAGAAGGTCGCGATATCGACCATCGTCGAAGTGCCGCAACTGCTCGAAACCCGGGACGGCGTGATCAAGGGCCTGGCTGAAAAGGGATTTGCCGACGGCAAGGATATCAAGGTCGATTATCAGACCGCCAACGGCAACCTGCCGACGCAGCAGCAGATTTCCAAGAAATTCGTCGGTGACGGCGTCGACGTGATCGTCGCCATCACGACCCCTACGGCGCAGGCGATGGCCAGCGTCACCACGACGATTCCGATCGTGTTCGCGACGGTGACCGACCCCGTCAAGGCGAAGTTGATTCCGCAATACAAGGCGCCCGGCGGCAACATCACCGGCGTCTCCGACGCGGCGCCGATCGCCGAACAACTCAAGCTGTTTCGGGAAATTCTCCCCAAGCTGAAAAAAATTGGTTTTGTCTTCAATCCCGGCCTGGACAGCTCGAATGCGACACTCGAGCGACTGCGTGATGAGGCCAAGCCACTTGGTATTTCCATTGTGGAAGCCGCGGCGCCGACCGCAAACGAAGTCATTCCGGCGACCAAGAAGCTGACCGGCAATGTCGATGCGATCTATATTCCGAACGATACGACCGTCGTTGCGGCACTCGAAACCGTCGTCAAAATCGGTCAGGAAACCAGCACGCCGGTCTTTACGGGCGAGACGCGCGGCGTCGACAGGGGCGCGGTCGCGTCAATGGGCCTCGACTACATCGAGGTCGGTCGCCTCGCCGGTCACATGGTCGCCGAGATTCTCAAGGGCAAGAAGCCCGGCGAGATCGATGCCGTGGTTGCCTACCAGCAAATGCCGAACTTCGTTGTCGTCGTCAACAAGGGCGCGGCGACAGCCATGGGCACCGCCATCCCCGACGCCGTCCTCAAGCGCGCGACCAGGGTCGTGAACTGAAGTTGATCGCAACGATCGAGCAAGGCGTCGGGGATGGCGATGCCCCGACGCTGACCCTGCTCAGGCAAGTAGAAAGATAGGATGCTATGTCGCTTTATGAATTTCTCGGGACCGTCGAGGTCGGGCTGATTTTCGGTCTCGTCGCGCTCGGCGCCTTTATCAGTTTTCGCATCCTCGATTTCCCCGATCTGACGGTTGAGGGCAGCTTTCCGTTCGGCGCCGCAGTGGCGTCCGTTCTGATTGTGTCATTCGGCTGGAATCCCTGGCCCGCGACGCTCGCCGCGGTCGGCGCTGGTTTCCTCGCCGGCTTCGCGACTGCCTATCTCAATGTCCGATTCAATATCCTTCATATTCTGTCGGGCATTCTCGTCGCCATCTCGCTCTATTCCATCAACCTGCGGATCATGGGCGGCTCCAACAAGCCGCTGCTCGGCGCCCATACGGTGTTCACCTCGGTCCAGGGATGGGGCGTTCCAGCTTACTTTCTCAGTCCCGTTCTGCTCGCGGTGATCGTCGTCGTCATCAAGGTCGCGCTCGATCTGTTCCTGCACACCGGCGTCGGCATGAACATGCGCGCCGCGGGTGCAAATCCCGCGATGGCCGCAGCCAACGGCATCAATGTCGGGCGGATGAAACTGGTCGGGCTCGGCATGGCCAATGCGCTGACCGCGCTGGCGGGGGCGTTGTTCGCGCAGAGCTTCGGTTCGGCGGATGCGCATATGGGCATCGGCGTCATCATCATCGGCTTGGCTTCGGTTATCGTCGGAATGTCGATCCTTCCCGTGCGAACCATCACGCAAGCGACAATCGCCTGCCTGTTCGGCGCGCTACTGTATCGCTTCGCGGTGGCGTTTTCGCTGAATGCCGACTTCCTCGGATTGAAAGCCTCCGACGTGCAACTGGTGACGGCACTGCTCGTGGTGGTGACGCTGGTCAGCCAGTCATCCCGGTCGGGTATGGGCAAACTGCTCAAGCGGAGGGCGTAATGATCGAAGTCGGTGAAGTTCGTGTCACCTTCAACACAGGCACGCCGCTCGAAGCGACCGCTATCCGGCAACTCGATCTTGTTGTGCCGGGAGGACAGTTTCTGACCATCATCGGCTCCAACGGCGCCGGCAAGTCGACGGCGCTCAACGTGATCGCTGGCCTGGTCAAGCCGGATACGGGCAGGGTGGTCGTGGACGGCATCGATGTGACGCAGTGGCCGATCCACGAGCGTTCGCGGCTGATCTCGCGCGTGTTCCAGGACCCCAAGATGGGGACCTGCGAGGATCTGACGGTCCTGGAAAACTTTGCGTTGGCGCATGGCCGCACGCAGCCGCGTGGTTTCCGGCTGGCAATCGACCGCGGCATTCGTGAGAACACGATCGAGCGGCTGAAGCTTCTCAATCTGGGGCTCGAAAAACGCCTCGACGACAAGGTCGGCCTGCTATCTGGCGGCCAGCGGCAGGCCGTCAGTCTCCTGATGGCCACAACCGGTGAAACGCGGGTGCTGCTGCTCGACGAACATACCGCAGCGCTCGATCCGAAAACCGCGGAATTCGTCATGGAGCTGACGCGCGAGATCGTCGCCGAACTGAAGCTTACCTCGGTGATGGTCACGCATTCGATGGCGCAGGCGCTGCATTACGGCGACCGCACCGTGATGTTCCATCGCGGCAGGATCATTTTCGATGCAGCAGGTGAGGCACGCGCCGCGATGCAGGTGTCCGACCTGCTGCAGTTGTTCAAGCGGGATCAGGGCGAAGAGCTCTCTGACGACGCGTTGTTGTTGGGTTAGGTCAGAAGGACGTCATGCAGAACCAGAAGAAGGCCTCGAAGGTCGATAACGTGGTGATTGAACCCGGCGCTGTCCCGCTCGCCATGTGGCGGCACATCCTGCGCGATGGACCGAAGGTCAGCTTCGTCGAAGGAACGCGTGAAATCGTCGACAACTGCCACGCGGCTGTCGTCAAACTGATCGCGACGGGCCGGGCGATCTACGCCGTCAATACGGGTTTCGGCAAGCTCGCCGCGATCCGGATTCCGGACGATCAACTGGTCCAGCTGCAACGCAATCTGATCCTGTCGCACAGCGCCGGAACCGGTGAGTTTCTGAGCGACGATCTGGTGCGGCTGATCCTGATCATGAAAGCCGCGGCACTGGCGCAGGGCCATTCCGGCGTGCGCTGGGAGTTGACCGAGGCGCTGCTGGCGCTCGCCAATGCCGGCGTCTATCCCTGCCTTCCGGCGAAGGGGTCGGTCGGCGCGTCCGGCGATCTTGCGCCGCTGTCGCATATGGCTGCGGCGCTGATGGGCGTCGGTGAAGTCCGCTATCGCGGCAAGGTCATGGCCGCCGCGGACGGCCTGGGTCACGCCGGACTAAAGCCGATGACGCTCGGCCCGAAAGAAGGCGTGGCTCTGATCAACGGCACGCAGGTGTCGGCCGCGCTTGGTCTCTCCGGGTTGTTTGCGGCGGAGGACGTGATGCGGGCCGCGCTGGTGACCGGCGCGCTCTCGCTCGAGGCCTGCCGCGGCAATGATGCGCCGTTCGATGCGCGCATTCAGGCGGTGCGGCGCCATCGCGGCCAGCAGGATGTTGCGGCGATCTATCGCAAGCTGCTCGCCGGCAGCCCGATTCGCGAAGCGTATCGCGCCAAGCTCAAGGTGCAGGACCCCTATTGCATGCGTTGCCAGCCGCAGGTGATGGGCGCCTGTCTGGACAATCTGCGGTTTGCGGCAAAGACGCTGGGGATCGAGGCCAACGCCGTCTCCGACAATCCGCTGGTGTTCCCCGAAGAGGCCGAGGTGCTGTCGGGCGGAAACTTTCATGCCGAGCCGGTGGCGTTCGCGGCCGATATCATCGCGCTCGCGATCTGCGAAATCGGCTCATTGTCGGAACGTCGCCAGGCCATGCTGATCGACGCGACGCTCTCGGGTCTGCCGGCGTTCCTGGTCGATAACTCGGGTCTCAATTCAGGCTTCATGATTGCGCAGGTCACGGCGGCCGCTCTCACCAGCGAGAACAAGATGCTGGCGCATCCGGCGTCGGTGGATTCGATCCCGACATCGGCGAACCAGGAAGACCATGTCTCGATGGCCTGTCATGGCGCGTACCGGCTGGGTCAAATGGCCGATAATGCCGCGGCCATCATTGCGCTGGAGTGGCTCTCTGCGGCGCAGGGTGCCGATTTCCACAAGCCGCTCGAACCGGCCGCACCGCTCGCGGAAGCCGTTCGCCGGTTGCGGAACGAAGTGCCGAGGCTGGAGCAGGATCGCTATTTCGCGCCCGACATCGCTGCGGCCAAGCGTTTGCTCGTCGCGGGTGCGATTGGCGATCTCGCAGGCGATTCGCTTTTGGATGAAACCATCGCCTGATTGTTCCGAACCGAAGGTCCGAATCGATGTGGATTAGCCATATTCCTTATGCCGAGGCCAATGGCCGCCTCAAGGCGCTCTACGATCGGGTCAAGGGTCCGGACGATAACGTCGACAACATCATGCTGGCGCACAGTTTGCGGCCGCACAGCATGGAAGGCCACATGGCGCTCTATAAATATGTGCTGCACCATGCGGCTAACACGACGCCAAAGTGGTTTCTTGAAACGCTCGGTGTCTATGTCAGCCAACTCAACGATTGCGCCTATTGCGTCGACCATCACTTTTCAGGCCTGAAGCGACTGCTCAAGGACGAGGCGCGCGCCAGCGCGATTCGAAGTGCGCTTCAGTCCGGATCGTTCTCGGGTGTGTTCACCGATGCTGAAGCGATTGCGCTTCGGTATGCGGACGTTCTGACGCGGACACCGCAGGCGCAGGATGCCTTGAAAAGCTGCGTGGACGCGATGCGCAGGGCGGGCGTCGACGACGGACAAATTCTCGAGGTCAACCAGGTGGTCTCGTACTTCAATTATGCCAATCGAACGGTGGTCGGTCTCGGTGTCACCACGGACGGTGACATTCTTGGTCTCTCCCCCGGTAATTCGGAAAATCCTGATGACTGGTCGCATGCCTGACAGTGTCGTTACGCCGCGCATTCTGCGGCTCGAAATCGTCCCGCCACAGGTGACGCCGCCCGATCTCGGCGCCGACCTGCCGGTTCGCAGTCTGCACCTCAACGAATCACCATTCCCGCCGGCGCCTGCCGTCGTCGAGGCGATGCGAAAGGCTACCGCCGAACTCAATCGTTATCCGGATCACGACGGCAAGGATCTTGTCGCCGCGCTGGCGCAGCGCACCGGCGCTTCCGCGGAGAATATCGTCATCGGGTCGGGCTCCAACGAACTGCTTTATGCCAGCGCGGATATCACGCTGGACGCAAACGATGAGGCTATCGCGCCCGTTCCCGGCTTTCCGACCTATGCCAAGACGATTGCGATGCGCGGCGCGGTTCATGTTGGCGTCGCCGTGCGTGAGGACGGCGTCGTCGATATCGAGCGGACGCTGGCTGCCGTGACACCACGGACACGACTGGTGTTCGTGGCTTCGCCGCACAATCCCACCGGCGGCTTGCTCGGTCAGGCGGAGATCGAACATCTCGTCAAGCACCTTCCGGACGATCTGCTGCTGCATTTCGATGAAGCTTACTATGAATTCGGCCGCCATGCCGGTGGGCCGGAGAGCTTACCGCTGCTGGCGCAGCGGCGCGGGCCATGGATCGCGACGCGGAGTTTTTCCAAGGCCTATGGCCTCGCCGGCGTTCGCGTCGGCTATGGCATCACCAGTTCACGGGAACTGGCCGATTTCTATCGCAAGATCAGAGTCAATTTCAGCATCAATGCGATTGCCCTTGCCGCGGCCAGGACGGCGCTCGACCAGGAGACCCATCTCGCCGCGCTGCTGGAGCATACCGCAACCGAACGCCGGCAGTTGTCGCTCGGCCTTCAGCAACTCGGATTCCGCGCGCTGCCGAGCGCGGCGAATTTCGTGACGGTCATCACGCCGCGCCCCGCCGCTGCCATCGCCGCCGAGCTCAAGGCGAAGAACATCTTCGTTCTGGCATTTCCGTGGCCCGGGACGCCGGGCGCGCTGAGGATCACAATCGGATCGCGTGAGGACACCGCCGCATGTCTCGCGGCGATCGGCGGGATCGTGCAGCCGACATGACCGGCCTTGCCGCAGCGCTCCGCGCATTCGTCGGGGCGGACGCCGTTTTGGACAAGGCCGAGGACATCGCCGGGTATCGCGGTGACCTGGCGTGCCCGACCGGCGGCGACATCCTGTGCGTGGTCCGGCCGCGGACGACGCAGGAGACCGCCGTGGTCGTCAAGGCATGCGCGGCGGCGGGTGTCTCGCTGGCGCCGCGCGGTGGTGGCACCGGACTCGCAGGAGGTGCGACGCCGGAGCCGGGGCGTTCCAGCGTCGTCATTTCATTCGAACGTATGCGCCAGATCCGATCGATCGATCCGATCGGCAATGTGATGGTCGTCGAAGCGGGATGCACGCTGCACGCGGCGCAGCAGGCCGCCGCCGATGCCGGGCGGTTTCTGGGTCTCGATCACGGCGCCGCCTCGAGCCAGATCGGCGGCAACCTGTCGACCAATGCCGGCGGAAACAACGTGCTTCGCTACGGCATGGCGCGCGATCAGGTGCTTGGCCTCGAAGTGGTGCTGGCGGACGGCCGGGTGATATCGCGGCTGATGCCACTGCGAAAGAACAATGCGGGCTACGACCTCAAGCAGGTTTTCCTGGGCTCGGAAGGCACGCTCGGCCTGATCACGGCGGCAGCCCTCCATCTTCGTCCTGCCGCTGTCGTGTCGGCGACTGCCTGCATCGGCGCGGCGTCGCTTGAGGCCGTGCTGGAATTCTTCGTGCTGGCGCGTCGGACTCTTGGCGAGGCGATCAGCGCCTTCGAGATCATGCCGCGCGAAGGGTTGGAATTTCATTTCGCCCACATTGGCAAGCGACGTGAGCCGTTTGAAGCCCGAACGCCGTGGATCGTGCTTGTCGAAGCGGATAGCGCCAGCGCGTATTTCAATCTCGCGGAGGCATTCGAGGCGCTGCTGGCCACCGCAATCGAGAACGGAATGGTGGTCGATGGCACCATTGCCGCAACGCAAGCGCAACGCCAGGCCTTGTGGTCGCTGCGGGAGGGCATCGCCGTGGCGATGGTCGAGGCGCCGGGAAGCCTGAAGAGCGATACCGCCGTGCCGGTTGCAGCGATTGCCGAATTCGTCGCGCAGGCACGCGTCTCGGTGGATGACGTCGTGCCGGGCTGCATTCCGGTCCCGTTCGGCCACGTCGGCGACGGCAATATTCACTTCAATGTGCTGCCGCCGGTGGGCATGTCGTCGGCCGATTTCAGCGCGAAATGGTCCGATCTCGCGCGCGCCATCGAGGATGTTGCCTTGTCGCTCGGCGGTACCATCAGTGCCGAGCATGGCATCGGTCTGGTCAAGCGCGTTGCGCTGAAACGCGCGCTGTCATCGACCGAGCTCGATGTGATGCGGACTCTGAAGCTGGTTTTCGATCCTGGAAACATTTTGAATCCGGGAAAGATCCTTTAGCGCCGTCCTCTTCGCGTGAACCGGTATCCATTTCGCAAAATGGCTCTAGGCGTTCCAGATCTCGATCAGAAACAGATCCGCATCGCTGGGCGATGACGCGGTGAATTCCTGCGCATCTCCGGCGGAAAAGATCATCGCATCTTTCGGTCCGAGCGTGAACCTGTCTTGTTCGGTTCGAACGTCGACGCTGCCATCGATCGCGACGACGATGCCGATATGGCCCTGCCAACCGATTTTTGTGGGCGTCGCAACGGGATGGCGCGAGACGCGGTGATCGCAGCGACCGCGCCGCGTCATCACATTGAGATCGTCGATCGGCCCGGCGGTCAGCAGACTTTCGACCGCGACGTCGCCGGCGAAGCGGAACGGTTCGGACCGCCAGTTAAGTGAGACGCTGTCCTCGTCGGCAAGGGCCAGTGTGATGCCGGCGCCCTCGATCACGCTCAGGGTGCGATCGATGTTCGGGAACAACGAGAACGGTCCGGGCACGGCGACATGCGCCATGCTGATGCGCCAGTCGAAGGTCTCGAACGACGCTTCGGCGGGCGAAACCATCATTTCGATGGTTTCGCCGCCGCCGTTCTTCCACGGCATTCGCCGATAATCCTGCGCTCGCAGCACGCGCATGGCGTCAGGTGATGCTTGGGAGCTTCAGATCATGTTCTTTGGCGCAGGCGATCGCGATGTCGTAACCGGCATCGGCGTGCCGCATGACGCCGGACGCGGGATCATTCCAGAGCACGCGCTCAAGCCGCTTCGCCGCCTCAGGAGTGCCGTCGGCGACGATCACCATGCCGGCGTGCTGAGAATAGCCGATGCCGACGCCGCCGCCGTGATGCAGCGAAACCCAGGTGGCCCCGCTGGCGCAGTTAATGAGCGCGTTGAGCAACGGCCAGTCCGATACCGCGTCGGAGCCGTCCTTCATTGCCTCGGTTTCGCGGTTCGGACTGGCAACGCTGCCGGAATCGAGATGGTCGCGCCCGATCACGATGGGCGCCTTGAGTTCGCCGCGCGCCACCATCTCATTGAAGGCGAGTCCGATGCGATGGCGGTCGCCGAGACCGACCCAGCAAATGCGCGCCGGCAATCCCTGGAACTTGATGCGGTCGCGCGCCATGTCCAGCCAGTTGTGGAGATGCGCATTGTCAGGCAGCAGCTCCTTCATCTTGGCGTCGGTCTTGTAGATATCTTCGGGATCGCCGGACAGCGCGGCCCATCGGAACGGTCCGATACCGCGGCAGAACAGCGGACGAATATAGGCCGGCACGAAGCCCGGAAAATCGAACGCGTTTTCGAGGCCTTCTTCCTTGGCCATCTGGCGAATGTTGTTGCCGTAGTCGAGCGTCGGCACGCCCATCTGATGGAAGGCAAGCATCGCGCGGACATGATCGACCATGGAGCGGCGCGCCGCGCTGCCGACGGCTTTCGGATCGGTCTCGCGCTTGGATTCCCAATCGGTCAGGCTCCACCCCTTCGGCAGATAGCCGTTGATCGGGTCGTGGGCGGATGTCTGGTCGGTGACCACATCGGGGCGCACACCGAGCCGCACCAATTCGGGCAAGATCTCGGCGGCATTGCCCGGCAGGCCAACGGACAGCGGCTTCTTCTCCTTGCAGGACTTCTCGATAATGGCGAGGGCATCCTGCAGGTCTTTCGCCTGAACA from Bradyrhizobium sp. Ash2021 encodes the following:
- the hutU gene encoding urocanate hydratase, with amino-acid sequence MTRIDNARVIRAAHGTELSAKCWLTEAPLRMLMNNLDPDVAEKPGELVVYGGIGRAARNWESFDRIVASLRDLEDDETLIVQSGKPVGVFRTHRDAPRVLIANSNLVPHWGTWDHFNELDRKGLMMYGQMTAGSWIYIGSQGIVQGTYETFIEIGRQHYGGSLAGKWILTAGLGGMGGAQPLAATMAGASCLAIECQPSRIEMRLRTGYLDVQAKDLQDALAIIEKSCKEKKPLSVGLPGNAAEILPELVRLGVRPDVVTDQTSAHDPINGYLPKGWSLTDWESKRETDPKAVGSAARRSMVDHVRAMLAFHQMGVPTLDYGNNIRQMAKEEGLENAFDFPGFVPAYIRPLFCRGIGPFRWAALSGDPEDIYKTDAKMKELLPDNAHLHNWLDMARDRIKFQGLPARICWVGLGDRHRIGLAFNEMVARGELKAPIVIGRDHLDSGSVASPNRETEAMKDGSDAVSDWPLLNALINCASGATWVSLHHGGGVGIGYSQHAGMVIVADGTPEAAKRLERVLWNDPASGVMRHADAGYDIAIACAKEHDLKLPSIT
- a CDS encoding HutD family protein, with amino-acid sequence MPWKNGGGETIEMMVSPAEASFETFDWRISMAHVAVPGPFSLFPNIDRTLSVIEGAGITLALADEDSVSLNWRSEPFRFAGDVAVESLLTAGPIDDLNVMTRRGRCDHRVSRHPVATPTKIGWQGHIGIVVAIDGSVDVRTEQDRFTLGPKDAMIFSAGDAQEFTASSPSDADLFLIEIWNA